A window from Bacteroidota bacterium encodes these proteins:
- a CDS encoding CHAT domain-containing protein, translating to MNSIFKKYYLFLQFLLISAFASAQTPAVETEEKEMCFSINAIYRVNDTMIVFIDESKGMGVQIGNSVNAFHRYLNVNRQYKFIGSGRIVKADSFIAALVKLNKLADTLRKDDLLSLKLNVPKLAYRSLFSELAFNNIFFFDNDNKPFYDLSNLYYADNKHKEDSIFSIMLNNLHNRYLNIKDRTDLDESTTRKIKGGRYSGKSSLEMYRDVKREDLESFLLFIFSHPEPYKGAANKLTSQFNGWIIFGAPYSPDEVKKALFPVYKNKALLLKKLPVYKQDIINQAYCSIFAKEIEQIIAAGKLTDAAELTNFIKTLAYALNDTSGKALSWLFETEITHKQDRYDIAVILCDSAIKYSVLANNSEYELAAISKKIFCLFKLLQFTASKKLIQEFEKKIIEYRSKVPESVYNSNWKNRYEYEGSIYYAEGNYDLALKSYGQLIELNKGINSYESIKKNAEYFTYIGRVNNDQGKPSMALDSFTKAAFIYRRNRDTLNWAKVQNDMAYSYYKLANYRKSIAYCDSAFENLLRFNDSNDAGYSKSLRGSCYWEMSNYDSAVIAHKESIVLREKANNLSGQAQSWKSIGELYLLSGEKNKALFAYDSAAVFYQQLKDSSGLAETYNKKGNVFYNDENNKKAVEFFEKAKGINSKATVEALYNLGNAWSEIDSVKARYYFTECSKLSDNTKNTAYLFDATRSLANLAYRTNNIAAGDKLYIKCLDLSKQLNTAQSYGDCLSLKAYGFKTQLQLDSALQYYNQAMQVFDTVSQSGVIWQLYSIAEVNISMGNFLKAKEVYNKATRLAQMSNNSIALGSILGATSFLYGLNGEFEEGLRNNDSALAIFKRSGNILRLANTYLSRGTLYKSMGDYNKSINAFLVADSIYVDQQAVEYRDAVSTNIGVTYFTQYDYVNALKYHRLALTQLKKGVIDESYLLGKGNIGEDLFYLKKYSEAEKELLEVYPVTKGKKLHRVASGMALCLGKLYYETKKTDKSIDYFLYAAEYANSSGEKEKAIEALNFLGQINKDKGKTEDAEDDFRKAIAITIEYKIALGWEPFYQLGLLFYTKNKYDSAIQYFKKAVELLNKNSENLYGGEEALKIFNNDPKKSDLYNKITFSYYNLGNIDQAWAYANRSNIAGLKELSGTLSSSSNNEEKNEALKKLLAFQQSKKALESTLEKQDGSAKEETLKKIEIVEADYNNFLEDVVQKYPELSIYFSKSNADEFNNYKAKLPEDVAVLLYLLNNNTLMIFSLTRENLSVDTMTLDISSKVKTFIEAIKNTSKTTGTGPLTLRSEPIDEDKPAGNIEFKDLSNQLYNILIKTISDKIIGKKKLCIIPTGVFSNMPFQCLGTKTTNNGFKFLIEDYNVFYTNKMSIFNNAENEIVKTTNLTSFAAFGVPDAVLSFNITEVKEIGKIVGSDSTVYTDARATESMAKQSLRNKKYIHFATHGVLNYSSDYSQSYLKLLPDKDTSNGNNGQLTMREIQSLGIKDCNMVILSACQTAVSKQLVKGWNISPANSFLVSNVKTVVASLWKVADEPTGLLMQYFYENLSSPASMEKAEALRQAQIKLSQDKRFTHPNYWGAFAMYGDWR from the coding sequence TTGAATTCAATTTTTAAAAAATATTATCTCTTCCTCCAATTTCTTTTGATTAGTGCATTTGCATCTGCTCAAACGCCTGCTGTTGAGACAGAAGAAAAGGAAATGTGCTTTTCCATCAACGCTATCTACAGGGTAAATGACACCATGATTGTTTTTATAGATGAATCCAAGGGCATGGGAGTTCAAATAGGTAATTCGGTAAATGCATTTCATCGTTATCTTAATGTGAACAGGCAATATAAATTTATTGGTTCCGGCAGAATAGTGAAAGCAGACAGCTTTATTGCTGCGCTGGTAAAACTAAATAAGCTTGCAGATACACTTCGTAAGGATGATCTGCTTTCATTAAAACTAAATGTTCCGAAGTTAGCTTACAGGAGCCTATTCTCAGAACTGGCGTTTAATAATATATTTTTTTTCGACAATGATAATAAACCTTTTTATGATTTATCCAACTTATATTATGCCGACAATAAGCATAAAGAAGATTCAATATTTTCAATAATGCTGAACAACTTGCATAACAGGTATTTAAACATAAAGGACAGAACGGATTTAGATGAGTCAACAACACGAAAGATTAAAGGAGGAAGGTATTCAGGAAAATCATCTCTTGAAATGTACCGGGATGTTAAAAGAGAAGACCTCGAAAGTTTTTTGCTTTTTATATTCTCTCATCCTGAACCATATAAAGGCGCAGCAAATAAACTAACAAGTCAATTTAATGGCTGGATAATATTTGGGGCACCCTATAGTCCCGACGAAGTAAAAAAAGCGTTGTTCCCTGTTTATAAAAACAAAGCACTGCTTTTAAAAAAGCTTCCCGTTTATAAACAGGATATTATTAACCAAGCCTATTGCTCGATATTTGCTAAAGAAATTGAACAAATAATTGCAGCTGGTAAACTTACTGATGCTGCGGAGCTGACTAATTTTATAAAAACGCTGGCTTATGCACTTAATGACACAAGCGGTAAAGCACTTTCCTGGCTATTCGAAACAGAAATAACCCACAAACAGGATAGATATGATATTGCCGTTATTCTATGCGACTCTGCAATAAAATATTCTGTATTGGCAAATAATTCTGAATATGAGCTTGCTGCTATTTCAAAAAAAATATTTTGTCTTTTTAAATTATTACAGTTCACAGCATCTAAAAAATTGATACAGGAATTTGAAAAAAAAATCATTGAATACAGGTCCAAAGTGCCTGAATCTGTATATAACAGCAACTGGAAAAATAGATACGAATATGAAGGCAGTATATATTATGCAGAAGGCAATTATGATCTTGCGCTTAAATCCTACGGACAACTGATTGAATTAAATAAAGGAATAAACAGTTATGAGTCAATAAAAAAAAATGCTGAATACTTTACATATATTGGCCGTGTAAATAACGACCAGGGAAAACCATCAATGGCACTGGATTCATTTACAAAAGCTGCATTTATTTACAGGCGAAATCGTGATACGCTGAATTGGGCTAAGGTTCAAAATGATATGGCATATAGCTATTACAAATTGGCCAATTATCGTAAAAGCATAGCTTATTGCGATTCTGCTTTTGAAAATTTATTACGATTCAATGACTCTAACGACGCCGGCTATTCTAAATCTTTACGGGGAAGCTGTTATTGGGAAATGAGTAATTATGATTCTGCCGTAATTGCTCACAAGGAATCTATCGTATTAAGGGAAAAAGCAAATAACCTTTCGGGCCAGGCACAATCATGGAAAAGTATTGGTGAATTATATTTATTGAGTGGCGAAAAAAACAAGGCTTTGTTTGCTTATGATTCTGCTGCTGTGTTCTATCAACAGTTAAAAGACAGCTCCGGGCTTGCTGAAACCTACAATAAAAAAGGAAATGTTTTCTATAATGATGAAAACAATAAAAAAGCAGTCGAGTTTTTTGAAAAAGCAAAAGGGATAAATAGTAAAGCCACGGTAGAGGCCTTATATAATCTCGGCAATGCATGGTCTGAGATAGATTCAGTTAAAGCACGTTATTATTTTACCGAATGCAGCAAGTTAAGCGACAATACAAAAAACACTGCTTATCTTTTTGATGCAACAAGGTCGCTGGCAAATCTTGCGTACCGCACAAATAATATTGCAGCAGGTGATAAGCTATATATAAAATGCCTTGATTTAAGTAAACAATTAAATACTGCACAGAGTTATGGGGATTGTCTTTCATTAAAAGCTTATGGTTTTAAAACACAATTGCAATTAGACAGTGCATTACAATATTATAACCAGGCAATGCAGGTTTTTGATACGGTAAGTCAGTCTGGTGTAATCTGGCAGTTATATAGTATCGCTGAAGTAAATATTTCAATGGGTAATTTTTTAAAAGCAAAAGAAGTTTATAACAAGGCAACCAGGCTAGCGCAAATGAGCAACAATAGTATTGCCCTTGGATCTATATTAGGAGCAACTTCTTTTTTATATGGTCTCAATGGCGAGTTTGAAGAAGGATTAAGAAACAATGATAGTGCCCTCGCAATTTTTAAAAGATCGGGTAATATATTACGTTTAGCGAACACCTATCTATCCAGGGGCACCCTCTATAAAAGCATGGGCGATTATAACAAATCAATTAATGCTTTTCTAGTCGCTGATAGCATATATGTCGATCAACAAGCAGTAGAATACAGAGATGCTGTTTCTACAAATATTGGTGTAACTTATTTTACCCAGTACGATTATGTAAATGCACTTAAATACCACAGGCTGGCATTAACTCAGCTAAAAAAAGGGGTAATTGATGAAAGCTATCTTTTGGGTAAAGGAAATATTGGAGAAGATTTATTCTATTTGAAAAAATACAGCGAAGCCGAAAAGGAATTGCTGGAAGTTTACCCGGTTACAAAAGGAAAAAAATTGCACCGGGTTGCATCAGGCATGGCACTTTGCCTCGGTAAATTGTATTACGAAACAAAAAAAACCGACAAATCAATTGATTATTTTTTATATGCTGCCGAATATGCAAACAGCAGTGGTGAAAAAGAAAAAGCAATTGAAGCATTAAACTTTTTAGGTCAAATCAATAAAGACAAAGGCAAAACGGAAGATGCTGAAGATGATTTTAGAAAAGCCATTGCCATTACAATTGAATATAAAATTGCGCTGGGATGGGAACCTTTTTATCAATTGGGGCTACTGTTTTATACAAAAAACAAATATGATAGCGCCATACAATATTTTAAAAAAGCAGTTGAGCTGCTTAATAAAAATTCAGAAAATTTATACGGAGGTGAAGAAGCTTTAAAAATTTTTAATAATGATCCGAAAAAATCCGACCTCTATAATAAGATCACATTTTCTTACTACAACCTTGGCAATATCGATCAGGCCTGGGCTTATGCGAACAGAAGCAATATTGCAGGTTTGAAAGAATTGTCGGGTACATTATCTTCTTCATCCAATAACGAAGAAAAAAACGAAGCCTTAAAAAAATTGCTTGCTTTTCAGCAATCTAAAAAGGCACTGGAAAGCACACTGGAAAAACAGGATGGATCGGCAAAAGAAGAAACCCTGAAAAAAATAGAGATTGTAGAAGCTGATTATAATAATTTCCTGGAGGATGTTGTGCAAAAATACCCCGAGTTAAGTATTTACTTCAGCAAATCAAATGCAGATGAATTTAATAATTATAAAGCCAAGTTGCCAGAAGATGTAGCAGTATTGTTATACTTACTCAACAATAATACACTAATGATATTCTCTTTAACACGAGAAAATCTTTCTGTAGATACAATGACACTTGATATAAGCTCTAAAGTGAAAACATTTATTGAAGCAATAAAAAACACATCAAAGACAACGGGTACCGGGCCATTAACGCTAAGATCCGAACCGATAGATGAAGACAAACCTGCAGGCAATATTGAATTTAAAGATCTTTCAAATCAATTGTACAATATACTCATCAAAACCATATCAGATAAAATAATCGGCAAAAAAAAGCTATGCATTATTCCTACCGGCGTATTTAGCAATATGCCTTTTCAATGTCTTGGCACAAAGACAACTAATAACGGTTTTAAATTTTTAATAGAGGACTATAATGTTTTTTACACGAATAAAATGTCGATATTTAATAATGCTGAAAACGAAATTGTAAAAACAACAAACCTTACATCTTTTGCAGCATTTGGTGTACCGGATGCAGTACTGAGTTTCAATATAACTGAAGTAAAAGAAATCGGGAAGATTGTAGGCTCGGATTCCACCGTGTATACAGATGCAAGGGCTACCGAAAGCATGGCTAAGCAAAGCCTGCGTAATAAAAAATATATACATTTTGCCACACATGGCGTATTAAACTATTCATCAGATTATTCGCAATCATATCTTAAATTATTACCCGATAAAGACACCAGTAATGGTAATAACGGGCAATTAACTATGCGGGAAATTCAATCGCTTGGAATCAAAGATTGCAATATGGTAATACTATCTGCATGCCAGACAGCCGTAAGTAAACAGTTGGTAAAGGGCTGGAATATTTCACCGGCCAACTCCTTCCTGGTTAGTAATGTAAAAACAGTTGTTGCCAGTTTATGGAAAGTTGCTGATGAGCCTACAGGATTATTAATGCAATATTTTTATGAAAATCTTTCGTCCCCTGCATCAATGGAGAAAGCAGAAGCATTAAGACAGGCGCAAATAAAACTAAGCCAGGATAAACGTTTTACCCATCCGAATTACTGGGGTGCATTTGCAATGTATGGCGACTGGAGATAA
- a CDS encoding peptidase produces MLKPRNLLILFILILSFSWFSSSGIWKRTKAVHFNSPEKKRAISNSTFEALKVKVEEAKIFIKNKSYNEQICFLIDMSLPSGQNRFFVYDLKKDTIKNAGVVTHGRCNQNWLEGRKYSNEPGCGCTSLGKYKIANSYYGRFGLAYKLHGLDKTNSNAFKRFVVLHSHECVPETEIKDDICQSDGCPTVAPGYLQQLKPIIDESTKPVLLWIYE; encoded by the coding sequence ATGCTGAAACCACGCAATCTCCTCATTCTTTTTATCCTGATCTTATCGTTTTCATGGTTTAGTTCTTCCGGTATCTGGAAAAGAACAAAGGCTGTTCATTTCAATAGCCCGGAGAAAAAAAGAGCAATTTCAAATTCAACATTCGAGGCATTAAAAGTAAAAGTGGAAGAAGCTAAAATATTTATTAAAAACAAATCATACAATGAACAGATCTGTTTTTTAATTGACATGAGTTTACCCTCAGGCCAGAACAGGTTTTTCGTTTATGATTTAAAAAAAGATACAATTAAGAATGCCGGCGTAGTTACACATGGCCGCTGCAATCAAAACTGGCTAGAAGGAAGGAAATACAGTAATGAACCCGGTTGCGGTTGTACCTCTTTGGGTAAATATAAAATCGCCAACTCGTATTATGGCAGATTTGGATTGGCCTACAAACTTCATGGCCTTGATAAAACAAACAGCAATGCTTTTAAAAGATTTGTTGTATTGCATTCACATGAGTGTGTACCGGAAACAGAGATCAAAGATGATATCTGCCAAAGTGATGGATGCCCAACAGTGGCTCCCGGTTATTTACAACAACTGAAACCCATCATTGATGAATCTACAAAGCCAGTATTGCTTTGGATCTATGAATAA
- a CDS encoding chromosome segregation protein ScpA encodes MNNTAYQIKLPQFEGPFDLLLFFIERDELDIYNIPITNITNDFLDYIHQQDELNIELSSEFILFISTLMRIKAKMLLPRKELDAQGNEIDPRQELVNKILEYRRFKEASAQMAEMEATRMLMVRRGNLQKELAGIGEEAGEGTEIQTITMFRLMKAFERVMQKYSDRRSRPVHTVVQYNYTMEESRDSMLSLARQQKTVAFERIFSECENRVHAIFLFLSLLELVQLKFLKIMIGEGKNNFIIEYNEPENRLAEMEEQTQL; translated from the coding sequence GTGAATAATACAGCTTACCAGATAAAATTACCCCAGTTCGAAGGCCCTTTTGACCTTCTTTTGTTTTTTATTGAGAGAGACGAACTGGATATTTATAATATCCCCATCACTAATATCACAAACGATTTCCTGGATTATATACACCAACAGGATGAGCTGAATATTGAACTTTCAAGTGAATTTATTCTCTTTATTTCAACCCTTATGCGAATTAAGGCCAAAATGTTATTGCCGCGTAAGGAACTGGATGCACAGGGTAATGAAATAGATCCAAGACAAGAGCTGGTAAATAAAATTCTTGAATACAGAAGATTTAAGGAGGCATCGGCGCAGATGGCAGAAATGGAAGCTACCCGTATGCTAATGGTGAGAAGAGGAAATCTGCAAAAGGAATTAGCTGGCATCGGTGAAGAAGCAGGAGAGGGAACAGAGATTCAAACCATCACTATGTTCAGGCTGATGAAAGCCTTTGAACGTGTAATGCAGAAATACAGTGACCGGAGAAGCCGGCCGGTACATACGGTGGTGCAGTATAATTATACAATGGAAGAAAGCAGGGACAGTATGCTTTCGCTGGCACGCCAGCAAAAAACGGTTGCGTTTGAAAGGATTTTTAGTGAGTGTGAAAACAGGGTGCATGCTATTTTTCTTTTTTTATCATTACTGGAACTGGTGCAACTGAAGTTTTTGAAAATAATGATAGGTGAAGGGAAAAATAATTTCATAATCGAATACAACGAGCCGGAAAACAGGCTTGCTGAAATGGAAGAACAAACCCAACTTTAA
- the mscL gene encoding large conductance mechanosensitive channel protein MscL, which yields MLKEFKEFALKGNLIDIAVAFVMGAAFGKVVTAFTGGIIAPLIGLLTGKSLADNKWIIKEEIKDAAGKVTQTEVSVLWGAFITTVIDFIIVAFVMFLIIKALNTLKKKEEPPPSDTPEDITLLREIRDALKK from the coding sequence ATGCTTAAGGAATTTAAAGAGTTTGCTTTAAAGGGTAACCTGATCGATATTGCTGTAGCCTTTGTGATGGGTGCCGCATTCGGAAAAGTTGTAACAGCATTTACCGGCGGAATTATAGCTCCTTTAATTGGCCTGCTTACCGGTAAAAGTCTTGCGGATAATAAATGGATAATTAAAGAAGAGATCAAAGATGCAGCAGGGAAAGTTACTCAAACAGAAGTATCCGTCCTTTGGGGTGCATTTATTACAACTGTTATCGATTTCATTATAGTAGCATTCGTCATGTTTCTAATTATTAAAGCCCTTAACACCCTTAAAAAGAAAGAAGAGCCGCCTCCGTCAGACACACCAGAAGACATCACATTATTAAGGGAAATACGGGATGCTTTAAAAAAATAA
- a CDS encoding DUF3078 domain-containing protein, producing the protein MRKLLFFLLAITIAFSVAAQEKAATKTKKVKPATAWKAGGSISILGGGGSSSDHYSGFNQDFGFVYGGYLKLHADKSWGRNVWTNSLVGGYLRTTADDNEPELNENKIELNTRYGYKLKNEKWQPGVLFSARTQIVNGYDYSYATPKRTSGFFAPAFITFSAGTNLQLCKSLDVFVGPAVRWVTVTNSPYSLNYQGGVKPDGSPEPTLASYYNVDPEKQVRYEAGLLANFSWKKEIAKRTTIKSRLELISDFRDGAENFNMYWTTGVDVNLAKWFTVAGNFDLIMDEDISSSVMYRGFVGIGAICRF; encoded by the coding sequence ATGAGAAAACTTTTATTCTTCTTACTCGCAATTACTATTGCATTCTCTGTTGCTGCACAGGAAAAAGCAGCGACGAAAACAAAAAAAGTAAAACCTGCTACCGCATGGAAAGCTGGCGGAAGCATTTCTATTTTAGGCGGCGGTGGTAGCTCCAGTGATCATTATTCTGGCTTTAACCAGGACTTTGGCTTTGTTTATGGCGGATACCTGAAGTTACATGCTGACAAAAGCTGGGGCCGTAACGTATGGACCAACTCTCTGGTGGGCGGTTATCTACGTACTACAGCAGATGATAATGAGCCTGAACTGAACGAAAATAAAATTGAACTTAATACACGTTATGGTTATAAACTGAAGAATGAAAAATGGCAACCGGGGGTATTGTTCAGTGCCCGTACCCAGATTGTGAATGGGTATGATTATTCATACGCTACACCTAAAAGAACTTCCGGATTTTTTGCACCTGCATTTATCACATTCAGCGCCGGTACAAACCTGCAGTTATGTAAAAGCCTGGATGTGTTTGTAGGCCCTGCTGTTCGCTGGGTTACTGTAACCAACTCTCCTTACAGCCTCAATTACCAGGGAGGTGTCAAACCTGATGGCTCACCAGAACCAACACTTGCATCTTATTATAATGTTGATCCTGAAAAACAGGTTCGCTATGAGGCAGGTTTATTGGCTAATTTCTCATGGAAAAAAGAAATTGCAAAAAGAACGACTATAAAAAGTCGCCTGGAACTAATAAGCGATTTTCGTGATGGGGCTGAAAACTTTAATATGTACTGGACAACTGGTGTTGATGTTAACCTGGCTAAATGGTTTACCGTTGCCGGTAACTTTGATTTGATCATGGATGAAGACATTAGTAGCTCAGTAATGTACCGCGGTTTTGTCGGTATTGGGGCAATTTGCCGGTTTTAA
- a CDS encoding ribosome recycling factor, which produces MSEDIGSIKSNAADHMQKAISHLEAELVKIRAGKANPQMIDGIVVDYYGNPTPINQIGNVSVMDARTLSIQPWEKNMLQPIEKAIMAANIGITPQNDGNIIRLFLPPLTEERRKELVKKCQAEGEHCKVAIRNIRRDAIEHIKKLQKTGMSEDAAKDAEADVQNSTDKFISAVDKHLAAKEKEMMVV; this is translated from the coding sequence AAAAAGCGATCAGCCACCTGGAAGCGGAGCTGGTAAAAATAAGGGCTGGTAAAGCCAACCCCCAGATGATCGATGGAATTGTCGTTGACTATTATGGTAACCCTACGCCGATAAACCAGATAGGTAATGTCAGTGTGATGGATGCAAGAACATTGAGTATTCAGCCATGGGAAAAAAATATGTTGCAGCCAATTGAAAAAGCGATCATGGCTGCTAATATCGGGATCACTCCGCAGAATGATGGCAATATCATTCGCTTGTTTTTACCGCCATTGACAGAAGAACGCCGGAAGGAACTGGTAAAAAAATGCCAGGCTGAAGGAGAACATTGTAAAGTAGCTATCCGCAATATCCGTCGTGATGCAATTGAACATATTAAAAAGCTTCAGAAGACCGGTATGAGTGAAGATGCGGCAAAAGATGCTGAAGCAGACGTTCAAAACTCAACGGACAAGTTTATTTCTGCAGTAGATAAACATCTTGCTGCAAAAGAAAAAGAGATGATGGTCGTGTAA
- a CDS encoding OsmC family peroxiredoxin, translating to MKRSATANWKGSGKEGSGKLITQSKVIKNKAYEYRSRFEDGTNTNPEELIAAAHAGCFSMKLSFVLGAAGFTPSRIETTCTVTLENGTITNSHLEVKAKVPKLRAKNFPQYAEEAKTTCPVGKVLNCEQTMNAQIVKSFKAQEEASGGGEEA from the coding sequence ATGAAAAGATCTGCAACAGCCAACTGGAAAGGCTCAGGTAAAGAAGGAAGCGGAAAACTGATCACACAATCAAAAGTGATCAAGAATAAAGCTTACGAATACCGCAGCCGTTTCGAAGACGGAACCAATACAAACCCTGAAGAATTAATAGCCGCTGCACATGCGGGTTGTTTTTCAATGAAATTAAGTTTTGTATTAGGAGCTGCTGGTTTTACACCAAGCCGTATCGAAACTACCTGTACTGTTACATTGGAGAATGGTACTATCACCAACAGTCATTTGGAAGTAAAAGCAAAGGTGCCGAAACTGAGAGCAAAAAATTTCCCCCAGTATGCTGAAGAAGCTAAAACAACTTGCCCGGTAGGTAAAGTGCTTAATTGCGAACAAACAATGAATGCACAGATCGTAAAAAGCTTTAAAGCCCAGGAAGAAGCTAGTGGTGGTGGAGAAGAAGCTTAA
- a CDS encoding DMT family transporter, which produces MNNKTISWLIFVVLCFIWGSSFILMKLGKNGLSASQIAALRIFSAGVVLLPFAIYALTKFPRKKLVYTLLAGLLGNLLPAFLFAEAISKNIDSSLGGILNSLTPICVVITGVVFFKDVIKQKKIIGVIVGFIGLVILTLSQKGLSFQNSAYALMIVLATILYGFNVNIVAHKLKKLNPVHIATISLSFMAIPSGIILLLNGFFELDFTDKIVRNSVIASSLLGIVASAIATALFYILVRRSGGLFASLVTYGIPFIALFWGFLDGEKITWIEIACLGLILAGVYLANMPDKKGKIDENDTISIAPE; this is translated from the coding sequence ATGAACAATAAAACCATTAGCTGGCTGATCTTTGTAGTCCTTTGTTTTATCTGGGGCAGTTCTTTTATACTAATGAAGCTCGGCAAGAATGGATTAAGTGCAAGTCAAATTGCTGCTTTGCGGATTTTTTCAGCCGGCGTTGTTTTGCTGCCATTTGCTATCTATGCATTAACAAAATTTCCTCGGAAAAAATTGGTATATACTCTTTTGGCCGGTTTATTAGGAAACCTGCTTCCGGCCTTTCTTTTCGCAGAAGCAATATCAAAGAATATCGATAGTTCACTGGGAGGAATTCTGAACTCTCTTACACCTATCTGTGTAGTCATTACGGGTGTAGTTTTTTTTAAAGATGTAATTAAACAAAAGAAAATAATTGGTGTTATTGTCGGGTTTATCGGATTGGTTATACTTACTCTTTCGCAAAAAGGTTTGAGTTTTCAAAACTCTGCATATGCTTTAATGATTGTTTTGGCTACTATTTTATATGGCTTTAATGTAAATATTGTTGCACATAAACTGAAAAAACTTAACCCTGTACATATAGCAACGATATCACTCAGTTTTATGGCCATACCCAGTGGCATTATACTTTTGCTTAACGGCTTTTTTGAGCTTGACTTTACTGATAAAATAGTAAGAAACTCAGTGATCGCTTCTTCATTGTTGGGTATAGTTGCCAGCGCAATTGCTACGGCATTATTTTACATACTGGTAAGACGATCGGGGGGCTTATTTGCCTCACTCGTTACTTATGGCATTCCATTCATTGCGCTGTTTTGGGGTTTTTTAGATGGCGAAAAAATCACCTGGATTGAAATTGCCTGTCTTGGATTGATATTGGCCGGTGTGTATCTGGCCAATATGCCTGATAAAAAAGGCAAGATTGATGAGAATGATACGATTTCTATTGCGCCTGAATAA
- a CDS encoding polyphosphate kinase — MGKIKLSDISTRAPKDFDKAATKQKTEKILEELDELQNLLYAEHKHAILVILQGIDGSGKDGVIRNVFGELNPQGVTVKSFKVPTEEELAHDFLWRIHAATPGKGMIQIFNRSHYEDILVTRVHKWCDDKTAEKRMKAINDFEDLLQQHNNTHILKFYLHVSKEEQTQRLTERLHEPSKMWKYNEKDLEEAKLWDVYMAMYEDCFNNCNNPSWTIVPSDQNWYKEFIIATQLRDLLINLKMQFPGLKK; from the coding sequence ATGGGTAAAATAAAGCTCAGTGATATCAGCACCCGTGCACCAAAAGATTTTGATAAAGCTGCTACAAAACAAAAAACCGAGAAAATACTCGAAGAGCTGGATGAATTGCAAAATCTTTTATATGCAGAACATAAACATGCTATACTGGTAATACTCCAGGGAATAGATGGAAGCGGAAAAGATGGGGTGATACGAAATGTATTTGGAGAATTGAACCCGCAAGGTGTAACTGTAAAATCATTTAAGGTGCCAACAGAAGAAGAACTTGCACATGATTTTTTATGGCGTATACATGCTGCAACGCCGGGCAAGGGTATGATACAGATTTTTAACCGAAGCCATTATGAGGATATACTTGTGACCCGTGTGCACAAATGGTGCGATGATAAAACTGCGGAGAAGAGAATGAAAGCCATTAATGATTTTGAAGATTTGTTGCAGCAGCATAACAATACACATATACTTAAATTTTACCTGCATGTTTCGAAAGAAGAACAGACTCAACGACTGACTGAAAGATTACATGAACCCAGTAAGATGTGGAAGTATAATGAAAAAGATCTTGAAGAAGCAAAGCTGTGGGATGTGTATATGGCGATGTATGAAGATTGTTTTAATAATTGTAATAATCCGTCCTGGACAATTGTACCGTCTGATCAGAACTGGTACAAAGAATTTATTATCGCTACACAATTACGGGACCTGCTGATAAATCTTAAAATGCAGTTTCCAGGGTTAAAAAAATAA